DNA sequence from the Macrobrachium nipponense isolate FS-2020 chromosome 3, ASM1510439v2, whole genome shotgun sequence genome:
CGTAAAGGTGAATGTTGAAACCATCAATGGAACAGGGGAAATTGCATGTAGCCTAGTCTCAGGATTGTCAGTATTAGACTATGAGGGTAAGAATTGCATTACACTCCCCCCAGTGTTGAGCACCTCCCGCATACCTATCGATGAGTGTGATGTGATCAGGCCGGAGATCTGGAACGCTGGCCACATCTGCGAGAAATAGATATCCCAGATGTGGATGCCGAAGTGGGTTTGTTAATTGGGAACAATGTTCCACACTTACTTGAGCCGAGGGAAGTCATTAACTCAACCCACCTCCATGAGCCACATGCCATACGAACATTATTGGGCTGGGCAGTCTGTGGGGCAAAGGCAAAGAGGTGTCAAGAGCACATCAATAGGATCCAAGTAACtagcaggcgtttggagtttggaccGCATGCTGGTGGAAGATTATAATAGAGACTTCCAGGACATGGCATCTCCCAAAAGGGAAATGTCTGCAGAAGATAAGAAATGGCTAGATCTAATTCAAAGGGGGGTTAGAACTGTAGAGGGGGGTTATGAGGTGCCACTGCCTCTGCGCGACAATCTTGGACCCTTGCCAGAAACAAGAGACATTGCATTGCTCCGTATGCACAGTCTTCGTAAGAAGCTAATGAAGGATGGTACCTACGCTAAGCAATACAGTGCCTTCATGACCGAGATGCTACAGAAAGGATATGCTGAGCGAGTGACCTCAGCCAGCCAGGAAAATGTATGGTATATCCCTCATTTTGGTATGCAACATCCAGCAAAAGCCAGACAAGGTCCGTGTTGTATTTGACTGTGCGAGCAGGGTGGAGGGCACGTCGTTGAATGACCTAATATTGCAGGGACCCGATATGATGAACTCTGCTGGGTGTGTTGGTTAAGTTTAGGGGAGGTCTGTTTGCCTATTCAGGGGATATAAATACAATGTTTTACCAGGTACGGGTACCAGAACATCAGCGGGACTACCTCAGGTTCTTTTGGTGGGAAAATAGTTTTAATGAGGAGCCAACTGAGTTTAGAATGGCTGTACATCTGTTTGGGGCCTGTTCGTCACCCAGCATTGCGAATTTTGTGCTGAAACAGACAGCAAGCGACTTTGGGAATGGGTTCTCCAAGGGAGCACGGGACACCGTTGCTAACAATTTCTATGTAGACGACTGTTTGAGAGCCGAGGATCGTCAAGATGccttgttaagtaatttgttagaGGTTAAGGAGCTTTGCGAAAAAGGGGGATTTACACTGATGAAGTTCAGTAGCTCATGCGTGGAGGTTTTGTCATCCATCCCAAGGGAGTGGTACGGTAAGGGCATTTCAGGGTTCATAGATGGATCAGGGCCAAATAAGACAAAGGCATTGGGAGTACAGTGGGACTTGGCCACTGATGAATTGGGTGTCCAGGCAGATCTGGTTTCAGTTCCAAGGACTAAACGCAGCTTGTTGTCAGGCCATAGCCTCGATTTACGACCCCCTTGGCATATTGGCACCAGTTTTAATTGAGGGACGGATAATTGTGCAGGACTTGTGTAGATTGAAGATAGGCTGGGACAGGGGATTGGACTCCAACACCACTGACCGCATCAGGGTGTGGGTGAACAAGTTGAATCAGACCAGAGGGATAAGTGTGCCAAGATGCCTAAAGGTTATTGGGTGGGAGTCAGCTACCCTAATACAGCTGCCATCTGTTCTCTGGATGCGAGCATCATGGCTTTAGGAGTAGTGGCATACTTGCGGGTCACAGATCGGTGGGGAAATGTATCCTGTAGATTCATTATGGGAAAGGAAAGGGTAGCGCCCTTGAAGGACGTTTCAGTACCCCGCCTAGAGCTTAGTGCAGCTGTACTAGCCGTAAGACTTGGAACCACAATTCTGGCCATGATAGATTTCAAGGTGGACGAGGTCTATTATTGGACAGATTCAACAACGGTCTTGCGTTATATTCGGAATGATCAAGCTCAGTACCAAACATTTATAGCGAACCGAGTCTCTATGATAAGGGAAGGAAGTGATCAGAATGAGTGGAGGTACGTTAACTCTGAATGGAACCCGGCAGACGATGCATCACGCTCCAAGCAGTCTGAAAGGTGGAGAACAGGGCCAGGTTTTTTGCTGAAGGAGGAGTGTTTTTGGCCAGCAGAGCCAGCCCACATGTCCAACAGTGTGGAAGGACTAGAAGTTAGGCATGAGATAGGTCCCAAAAGGGCGCAAGTCTGCCAAACAATTAGCTTCAGGGTTGGGTTGGATTGTAGGCAGACAGGGTGGCATATAAAATCATCCACCACTACTCAAAGTGGATCCGGCTACTCAGAGCCGTAGTTGGTCTTATTATTTACCAGGTATTTAATGTGCAAACATAGGCAGCAGCTTAGCGAACTAAACATGCATTTGTCTACACAAGTTATGAGCTTGGCAGAGACTGTGGTTGTGCAGGTAGCACAGCGAATGACTTATGAGGTAGAAATAGCAAGTCTTGAGAAGGGCAGCACCATCAGGGTTTCCAGCtccttaagaaaattgaaaccaATCCTGAGAAATGGGCTATTGTGCGTTGGAGGGAGGTTATCACTGGCGAATATTGCCCCGAGCGAAAGGAATCCAATTATTCTGCCATATAAGGGCCACTTGACTGACATAGTTATCCAGTATTATCACGAGCGTTCCAACCATATGGGCATAATGTATGTTCTGGGTCTAATGAGGGAGAAATTTTGGGTGGTTAAGGGCAATGCAGCGGTGAGGCGCGTGCTAGGGAAATGCATCAAGTGTCGCAGGGTACATGGAAGGGTAATTGAACAGCAAATGGCCGATCTACCACCTGATCGCGTGGAGTCAGGGAAACCACCCTTCTATCGCACCGGGGTGGACCTTTTTGGACCATTCTTCGTGAAAAGGGGCAGAGCGCAGATAAAGCACTGGGGAGTTATATTCACCTGCTTGAACATGAGGGCCATACACTTGGAAGTAGCGTCAAATCTCACATCAGACTCATTCATTAGTGCCTTCAGAAGGTTTTTGGCTCGTCGTGGACATGTTAGGACGATTCAGATGCGACTGCGGCACTAATTTTTGTGGGATCACGGAAGGTTCTAGACTCTAGTTATGAGTTCTTGGGAGAAAACAAGGTGCGAAATGAGTTGCTCCAGTGTGGGGTGGAATTTGTTTTCAATCCCCGGGCGCCTCACATTTTGGAGAGCATGGGAACGATTGATAGGTAATGTGAGGAGGGTCCTGGATGTAGTCTTGGGGACACAGCAATTGGATTATGAGGGATTGTGTACACTCTTTTGTGAGGTGGAAGCAACAGTTAATAGTAGGCCCCTTACCATTGTCACCTCAGACAGTAGAGACCCAGCTCCACTCACACCAAACAAGCTTTTAAACATGGGAGAGTCACCCGCAGGGTGCCATGTTGCAACAGGTAGCTACTCTAAGCAGAGATGGAAGCAAGTGCAGCACATGGCTGAGCAGTTCTGGGCACGTTGGAAACGCGAATACCTGTCGGGGGTTACAACACGACAGAAGTGGTTCAAGGAACGACGAAACGTCAGGGTGGTGAGACATAGTCCTTATGGTCAATGAAAGTGTAGCACGCTGCCATTGGCCACTGGCTCGAGTAGTACAGACTAAAGCAGGGAAAGATGGACTGGTTAGGACGGTGACTGTCAGAAGGGAGGGCAAGGATTATGATAGACCACTGtcgaaacttgttttaattctggaggaagagcagGACCTAGTGGACAATGCTAGGCAATAGGTGTTGAACCCTCTTGCGGTCAAGAGGTTTCAAAGGGGGCGGGTGTCGACGGGCGGGAAAGTTTGGGCATCTTCTCTGTgcgactgttaacaatatgtccgctgcgcgatgaaaaacagctgtttttgtggtaaagaaaagtttggtaattgaatttcgggccactcgatataagacataagcgtatactcttgtccataaaaaaaggaaaaaaaaatttatttatgagtgaacaagttcccttttgttgggcactaagggtgattttggacgctttccctacttcctctctcccttcatgacgagcaagaaaaaggaaccatcggctcggtttcccgccgcctggtcaagtgcgtgggagggaagctcgctttgtgttttaaacctagaagcagacagatgtgcatggccttgaggaaattaagcgatttaggaggtaagcattgtagtgtactgagattctataaactaagagctaagagagggtttgttgctgatgaataacagttgatagctaaatagagaagtgaatatgatggaaatataggctcgtttaacaagtgtcctaaatagagaagtgaatatgatggaaatataggctcgtttaacgagtgtcgttaggggtcatgtgcacaaattacgatgccgttccccttcaggaatgtaggcagtggaccacgaggggattaagacggacggtccttacggtgggaaagcaaacgatttggtaagtaagagtattattttgttaagagatcgctcatgacatttttggttcctcgaagtgcatggtaatgcctaggtatatttcttaaagattctatgtgcaattattgttattttagccattgtgatcactgagaaattgattctaatgtgagttaagggatttacctgtcctagtgttaaggagttatcatttaactaaaatggcaaaattgtcaccactgtgaatatttatgtttgttcattttttcagtgaccgattgtaaGACAGTCGCGTATCACTCAAACCCACGTTGGGCCGCCCACACACACATTCAGACGAGCaacgataatatatattataattattatatatgtgagtatttttttcttattgttatcaTGCAAACAGACGGACGACCAAATTACCTTCACAACTATAACTCAGAAAGGATAGAATGCTAACTCAAGGAAAAGAATGTTGCCCAATAaagcgaagaagaaaaaaaaaaataaaaaaaaagtaaggacgCGGTAGGAGTGGtagataaactaaaaaataatgagGTCTTACAAAGATCCGCTAACGCGGAATGAGCAGATTAGGGACAAGGGAGCTCCCGCATTTTGATGACACAATAGACAcacaacacaaccacacacacacagagagacacACCAGAGAAATCACCGAATTTTAAATGGAATATTGGAGAGTCTCACTGAGCATATGGTGGATACCTAA
Encoded proteins:
- the LOC135222413 gene encoding uncharacterized protein LOC135222413; this translates as MHLSTQVMSLAETVVVQVAQRMTYEVEIASLEKGSTIRVSSSLRKLKPILRNGLLCVGGRLSLANIAPSERNPIILPYKGHLTDIVIQYYHERSNHMGIMYVLGLMREKFWVVKGNAAVRRVLGKCIKCRRVHGRVIEQQMADLPPDRVESGKPPFYRTGVDLFGPFFVKRGRAQIKHWGVIFTCLNMRAIHLEVASNLTSDSFISAFRRFLARRGHVRTIQMRLRH
- the LOC135222412 gene encoding uncharacterized protein LOC135222412, which codes for MFYQVRVPEHQRDYLRFFWWENSFNEEPTEFRMAVHLFGACSSPSIANFVLKQTASDFGNGFSKGARDTVANNFYVDDCLRAEDRQDALLSNLLEVKELCEKGGFTLMKFSSSCVEVLSSIPREWYGKGISGFIDGSGPNKTKALGVQWDLATDELGVQADLVSVPRTKRSLLSGHSLDLRPPWHIGTSFN